A region of the Brienomyrus brachyistius isolate T26 chromosome 10, BBRACH_0.4, whole genome shotgun sequence genome:
CAGCATTTAGCAGCTCATTGTATAAAGCCCGTATTTACGAAAATGTTCCAATAGGAACTCATCTTATTACACTGAATGCAACCGACTTGGATGATGGAACAAACGGTGAAATTGTGTACTCCTTCAGTGAAGATGAGCAGGACCAAATATTAGACATTTTCCATATTGACCCGCAGACTGGAACTGTTTCAGTTAAAGGACGTATTGATTATGAGGTGAACAACGTTTTTGAAATCCACGCAGAAGCGCATGACAAAGGCCAGCCTCCAATGGCCACGCACTGTAAAGTGCTTGTTGAAGTGTTGGATGTTAATGACAATTCTCCTGAAATTACAGTGACATCACTTTTAAATACAGTTAAAGAAAATGCGAAAGTGGGTACCGCACTAGCTCTTGTGGAAGTCCATGATAGCGATAGTGGACAGAATGGCGTTGTGAATTGTAAAATATCTGGTGAAGAACCGTTTAAATTACATACAAACTATAAGAATTATTATTCTTTAGAAGTGGACGGACCTCTGGACAGAGAGAGCGCTTCTCAGTACAACGTCACCATCATAGCTACGGATGAGGGGAGCCCGCCTCTGTCGACCACCAGCATTTTTTTGATACTGGTCTCTGACGTAAATGACAACGCGCCACAATTTTCCCAGCCAGAGTTTAATATTCATGTAAAGGAAAACAGTCCGGTTGGAGCTCTTTTACAAACGATGACGGCGTTCGATGCTGATGCAAATGAAAACGCACAAGTTACATATTCTTTAATGGACGGTAACAGCAAAGGAGCCCCTGTCTCCACTATGATAAACATAAACTCTCTTACTGGGAGTATATACAGCTTGCAGGCTTTTAACTATGAGGAAGTGAAGACTTTCCAGTTTCGAGTCCTGGCAACAGACTCTGGTGTCCCTCCACTAAGCAGTACGACGACTATTAACGTTTTTATCCTGGATGTGAATGACAACGGCCCTGGGATTCTTCCACCCTATTCTGACCAGGGCTCTGTTCACACGGAAAGCATCCCCTACGCTGCGGAAGCGGGTTACTTTGTTGCCAAGATCAGGGCTGTGGATGCCGACTCTGGATATAATGCTCTGATTTCTTTTCACATTGCAGAACCAAAGGGGTCTAATCTATTCAGAATTGGAACCAGTACCGGGGAGATACGAACTAAAAGGCGAATGAGTGACAATGATTTGCGGACCCATCCGTTGGTCATTTTGGTTTCTGATAGCGGAGATCCTTCTCTTTCGTCCACAGTGTCTGTTgacgttgttgttgttgaaaaTAATGGAGATATAAAAACTCAGCTTAAAGAAAGACCGCTGAAAGAGGATCGGTTTTCCAGTTTGCACTTATACCTGCTCATCGCCATTGTGTCAGTTTCTGTGATATTTTTACTCAGCATCTTCAGCCTAATAGCACTGAAGTGTCACAGGACAGACGACTCTTTCGGCAAATACAACACCCCAGCGATCACTGCACACCCCGACGGAAGCTGGTCTTACTCTAAATCCACTCAGCAGTATGACGTGTGTTTTAGTTCAGATACACTGAAGAGTGATGTAGTAGTTTTCCCAGCGGGTTGTCCGCCTCTAGATGCAGATCTAATCAGCATTAGCGAAGTCGACACTTTCAAACAGAATCAAACGTTACCAAAAAGCGAAAAGGTAAGCATACATTTTTTTACCTTAATATGGACTGTATATATTTGCATCGTGTATAtaatatgtttttttctgcCGTCAacgaaaatatatttatttggaTTGATTTGGAAATCTATCAATTTATTTAATATGGACAATTTTCAcaacatccatctatctatctatctatctatctatctatctatctatctatctatctatctatctatctatctatctatctatctatctatctatctatctatctatctatctatctatctatctatctatctatctatctatctatctatccttaTTTAGAATAATTGAAAATGTCTTTTTATTTCTTGCTGAATTCTTATCTGCTACCCTGCGCAGTGGTTTCTCGTAAGCGTATTTTCCGAGATTTTGATACCTTCTTTGTAGTTTTGGAAGTTCGTAAACTCAATTTTCCCATTTTTATCCGTGCTATGCCTCTGAAATACaacactctgcaaaagttttaggcagtcaaaggacaCGTCTAAAGCTATTTAACTGGGCAGTAAATCCGTCTGTGCTGGAAACAAAAACACACGTTAGCATCACAATATATACTTTACAAATGATTCGAGTGGATATTAAGTAAcgcttaaaataaaaatgtttctcCGCATAACACTATATAATTTGTTAGATGTTCCATCATAGTTAGTTAACAACTTATTTTTCAAAGTTAgtcaaaataaacaataaagaaAACGTTTTCAACTGAATTATGCATGTATTTTGAACAAATATTTCTGTTCTCACTTAGCATCTGAAAAATTCCAAGTTACTGCAATTTCTGGAAGTTTTATTTGGCAGCTTTTGCGCTTTTCTATTCCGGCTTTTGGCTTCTAATTTCCGTACACAGTTTAAACTAAGAAACACTCTGAACTTAATATAATTGCCTAGCGATTTAAGAATTGCctgtgcataacatgcaatgtcAGTTTTAGTATCACACATCTTTCAGAGATGCGCTGAGCATGCAGGAACATCGTGTATTCccctaatatttaatatttgttatatatttcCCAGTTTTCGTATTTGTGTTTGTCCATGTTTTGCATGAACTCTTTCCGATCCTCGCATGTCTTTATCGTTGTATAAATTACCCACCGTGTGTGTACTTCACAGTCCAGCGTCAGACGTCCTCGTGTTGAATGCGATGTGGATCTTATTGGGTTTCTGTCCTATTTTTGTTAAAAGCTCAGTAAAAACATCTTGCTCTTTCGTACAAGATAGTGTTACAGTTATATATTTCCACTATCGATTTTTACACTAGTAAAATACCGAAATTTTGGGGTACTTGATTTGGGGGGAATGGTCCTAAGAtgacattaaaataaagataGTTTAATAAAGATGAAATAAGACGTAATTTCCattcaaaagttgtaatgataaGAGTTATTTTAACTTAATTAGATTATAGAAGTAAAGACAAACAGTTTTGCCTATACTCAAATGTTTGATTTTAAAATACTCATATAATTTACTCAATAATTGAAACTGGAATAACTTTAAAACAGTATGCAAGTTAACTTTTTTTAAGTTGAGACAACGAATTTTTTAGTgtatgcaaattaacagtaacgCAATAGAAACAACCAGGTTTTTTTccattctccaaaaagttactgttatcttcttggatggatatatgaacattctgaacaccgcttcagttcccaaacctctctccAGGGGCACCTCACCCATTCTGTGTATTTAttgtcaccaccagctcacttactAAATTAACTGAATTAGTTTGAAAAAGTGAATGGCGtagggcggtgcagtggttagcactgttacctcatacctctgggacccaggttcgagtctccgcctgggtcacatgtgtgcggagtttgcatgttctccatgtttcctccgggtactccggtttttcccccacagtccaaagacatgctgaggctaattggacttgctgacTTGCCCGTAGCTGGCCCCCGGTttcgcggtttggaaaatggatggttggtAAATGGCGTACTGATTCGCCATACGATATGATACCATGTGATACTCGCTGGTGGCTGAGACACATcggtgtattggatggttgaTGGTGAGGTTTGGGGAATGGCTCCACTGGCACTCTTTGAcaaacataatatcatagttttacaccaacatgaagatcattcaagtgtcattttctttgacagcctaatactTTTGAACAGTACTGCATTATAGTGCTATTAAGCCTGACGTGGTAGATCAGCTGCCACCATTACCAAGATTTATTGCCCCTGTGTTTTCCCTCTTTTACAGCCAACCCGAGTGCGTTTATAACCAAGGTTTATGTGCTTTGTTCCTGATATAATTTTTATACAGATACggaatttattgttttatttattgacCTCATTTTGGGCTATAACATTTCGCATGAAATACTTTGATGTCATATTTAGGTATCTATAACAAGGGGGCAGATTTTCGAACATGTCCGTATCAATATTTTAAGAGGACCTCGTGTGATTATGTGTTCGTGAGTGTGTCTGTTTTGGTGGTGAGTTCAGGCCTGATTTGGTCCCTAAATATTGAGACCAAACCTGCTCTCTTAATATATAATGTAAAGTTCTCTGCGTGTCCGTTTCTGTCAGGTTGTATTTTTTACTACACTTTACCGTGTCTGATGTAATGATGTAATGGATGTAATGGATGTAATGGAAATGTTGCCATGATATCAACAACGTTTCTTACATTTAGCATGCACATAAAATGTATTTGGCTTCCCTTTATTTCATTTAACGGTTGGTAGAGCACAGGACATTTCAGTATTGCGAAACATCTCGAGCGGTTTCAGTTACTTAAATTTAACAATCGTGGCAATGATATATGTCTTGCTATTTTATATACGGGACTAAAGCCATATAGGTAACCGTTTACTTGGGGCGCAaataataactcagttactactaaagtacaaattatgaacaaatgATACACAAATATAGTTGCTGTTTGAGATAAAAGTTGCATCAcggttcattaatgatgaacaaatacgaGATCGGTAtttaacttgtgttattcatgacttgttccttcagtagtcaCGCAAACTAAAAATAATGGCGAAACAATAAGAATCACTTTGTCCAGATTTGGCCACACGGTGTCTCTGCTGACCGCCTCAAAAAGGTGCACGTTTCCTGTTGTCGAAATCCTGCAAGCTCCTCCTCATTTCCATGGGCGAGCTGGTAATGTGAGGCTTTGTTAGAGAATCGGTGGACGCGAATCTGCAGGGGAAGGCAGAAGGTTAAATATAGGAATGAActatattttttcctttttcactaCTCGGTGTGGATTATAAATATTACAGATGATCTCTGTGTTGATACCGTCCTAAGGGAACAATGATTATTGTCGACAGGGAAAAGTCGGTTAGAATAATTCGTTTGATTCTGTGCCTGCTGTGTGTCGTGGAAGATGCTACTGGACATCAGCTAACATATTCGGTTTCGGAAGAGGTAGAACCTGGAACCACCGTGGGGAATCTCGCCAAAAACCTAAATATCAACATTCAGGAGCTTCAGTCCCGTATGTTTCAAATTGTCACCGGCTCCAAGACAAAGTATTTTGAGGTAAATTTAGACACTGGTCTTTTATACGTTAACGACAGAATAGACCGCGAAGTCATTTGCCCAGGTACCAACAAATGCATTGTAAATATGGAGGCTATCATTCATAATCCTTTGAAAGTTTATCGTgttgaaataaatattttagataTTAATGATAATTCACCGTCATTTCGAGCTGAATCGCAATCAATAAATATTGCAGAGAGCACCTTACCAGGGGTTAGATTTTCTTTACGTGGGGCGTACGATCCCGATGTTGGGAAGAACGCGATTAAAACGTACAAGCTGAGTCCGAATGAGCATTTCTCACTAACGTCGCAATCTGTTGGAGAGCAGAGTGAATCTATTGAATTGGTGCTACAGAAAGCTTTAGACCGAGAGAAACAATCTGAGATGCAACTACTTCTAACTGCTATTGATGGTGGATCTCCGCCGAGATCTGGTACATCGGAAATTGTTATTAAAGTCTTAGATAATAATGATAACACGCCAGTGTTTAGCAACTCATTATATAAAGCTCAAGTATTGGAAAACATTCCTACTGGAACCTCTGTAATCACATTAAATGCAACCGACTTGGATTATGGGACAAACAGCGAACTAGTGTACTCCTTTAGTAAAGATGAGGCGAAGCAAATTTTAGATATTTTCCATATTCACCCAGAGACTGGCATTATTACAGTTCAAGGAAACATTGATTATGAGCAGAATAATGCGTTTGAAATCCGCGTAGAAGTGCGTGACAAAGGCCAGCCTCCGATGGCGACACACTGTAAAGTGCTTGTTGAGGTGCTGGATCTTAACGACAATTCTCCGGAAATTAAAGTCACACCGCTTTTAAACACAGCTCCAGAAAATGCGAAAGTGGGTACCGCAATAGCTCTTGTAGAGGTCCATGATAAAGATGGTGGCCAGAATGGCGCTGTGAATAGTAAAATATCTGGAGAGGTACCATTTAAATTACAATCAAACTATAAGAATTACTATTCTTTAGAAGTGGACAGACTGTTGGACAGAGAGAGTGCTTCTCAGTACAACGTCACCATCATAGCTACGGATGAGGGGAGCCCGCCTCTGTCCAGCACCAGCGTTTTTGCGATACTGGTCTCTGACGTAAATGACAACGCGCCGCAATTTTCCCAGCCAGAGTTTAATATTCATGTAAAGGAAAACAGCCCATTTGGAGCTCTTTTACAAACGGTGACGGCGTTCGATGCTGATGCAAATGAAAACGCACAAATTACATATTCTTTAATGGACGGTAACAGCAAAGGAGCCCCTGTCTCCACTATGATAAACATAAACTCTCTTACTGGTAGTATATACAGCTTGCAGGCTTTTAACTATGAGGAAGTGAAGACTTTCCAGTTTCGAGTCCTGGCAACAGACTCTGGTGTCCCTCCACTAAGCAGTACGACGACTATTAACGTTTTTATCCTGGATGTGAATGACAACAGCCCTGGGATTCTTCCACCCTATTCTGACCAGGGCTCCGTTCACACGGAAAGCATTCCCTACGCTGCGGAAGCGGGTTACTTTGTTGCCAAGATCAGGGCTGTGGATGCCGACTCTGGATATAATGCTCTGATTTCTTTTCACATTGCAGAACCAAAAGGATCCAATCTATTCAGAATTGGTACCAGTACCGGAGAGATAAGAACTAAAAGGCGAATGAGTGACAATGATTTGCGGACCCATCCGTTGGTCATTTTGGTTTCTGATAGCGGAGATCCTTCTCTTTCGTCCACAGTGTCTGTTGACGTTGTTGTCGTTGAAAATAATGGGGATATAAAGACTCAGTTTAAAGAAAGACCGTTTAAAGAAGATCAGTTTTCCAGTTTACACTTATACCTGCTCATCGCTATTGTGTCAGTTTCTGTGATATTTTTACTCAGCATCTTCAGCCTAATAGCACTGAAGTGTCACAGGACAGACGACTCTTTCGGCAGATACAGCACCCCAGCGATCACCGCACACCCCGACGGAAGCTGGTCTTACTCTAAATCCACTCAGCAGTATGACGTGTGTTTTAGTTCAGATACACTGAAGAGTGATGTAGTAGTTTTCCCAGCGGGTTGTCCTCCCCTAGATGCAGATTTAATCAGCATTACCGAAGTCGACAATTTCAAACAAAATCAGACGTTACCCAAAAGTGAAAAGGTAAGCAtacaatttttgtttgtttattaatacaTCAAAGTGGCCTGTATTCGTCCAcgatgtgtatgtatatgtaataATTGCATGGAACGAACAatacatctatctatctatctatctatctatctatctatctatctatctatctatctatctatctatctatctatctatctatctatctatctatctatctatctatcatctttACTTCTGAATAGTTTAAGGTGATCATTAGTTGTTGCTGAACTATAATCAGTTACACTGCTGAGGCTTCTAGTGAGCAagtttttcatccatccatccatccattttccaaaccgcttatcctactgggtcacagggggtccggagtctatcccggaagcaatgggcacgaggcagggaacaacccaggatggggggccagcccatcgcagggcacactcacacaccattcactcacacatgcacacctatgggcaatttagcaactccaattagcctcagcatgtttttgccctaggggaggaaaccggagtacccggaggaaagcaAGTTTTTCGGATTCAAGAATTTCCTTTGTAATATTATTCCTGTTGTAAATTAGGAAACCGCACTTTTTAAAGATGTCATCTATTCCAATTGAATTTATTGTTGTTTGTCTGCCACCAGTAGGCTACCCAGAGTTATTGTCTCTGTGTTCTTTTTCTTTTACTGTCAGCCTGATTATACTTTTTTAAGCACTTGTTTAACTATTTTCTTCACATATCATAATTTTATAAACATTGTGAAATTATTATCGatcacatttatatttatattatatacgcatatatatttacacttcaGGCCAAAAGGTTGGGACCACCttccgattaaaaaaaaattatacactgCCTTTTCAAACTTTTACTACAGGAAAGTATTATAAATACTTGAAACAAATGTAATTAACTGGTTTTGAAGTGAAATGTAACAATTTATTTTGCATTGTAAGCAAGGGTGTTGCTTAAGATCTTGGGCTTTGGGTTTTACTgcccctgtcactcagaggCCCTTGGAATCTTTCTAACTCCCTCCCTTTTGTCCATCCATAAGACCTGTTCCCAGTCCTGAATACTCcagtgtttgtgttgtttagccTATAACAGTCTCTTTTTCTTGTTAACACTGCAAAGTAAATGTTTTCTGGCAGCAACTCAACCATGCAGTCCAGCTGCTCTCAGTCTTTGCTTGACTGTATTAAGAGATACTGGTTTCCCTCTGTTCACATTAATCGCAGCCCGCAGACCATTACAATCATCTTCCAGTTTCTTTTGCACATCACGACTAAGTGTTGATCTTCAGCCTTTGATTGTTACCTTCCCTGCCCCGACCATCTCTGGtcactgctgcttcctgtcaacCTTTTCCTCTGTAAATAGTAGGTCACTTCATGCTTAGAAACATTTAACATTCTGGTTATTTGACAATGAAAGTACCCTTCTTCACTCAAAATTTTGAGTTGAGCCCTCATTTCAGTTATTAGCTGTGCCTTTCTAGTCATTATAtgcataaaaataacaaaaaaaaaaattctgaattatcaTTTGTGATACAGTACAACATAAGACTGAAACAAGGAGAAGACAGTCGAGTAAACCTCTTACAACCTGATCTGGGGGAAACAAGACAAGGCTATTAAGTTTATTAAGACACAATCAAGAGAGGCCAAGAGAAACTCAAGTTCTGACATTAGTAAATAGAATtccaacacaaagtgaatgtcatTGCACTAAAGGCGGACCTAATTTGTCTTCTTCAAAACCAATAGTTTCAGCTTTTCTGGCTAAATGATGTGTTACTCCAAGCTATAAAATACTAGAAACCAGTCAGCTACATTTGTTGTAAGTATTTCTAATATTGTCTAGGAATAAAAGTTGTGTTAAAACATCTGAGGGAGGGCTCAAAGTTCAACAAAGTTCTAGCCTAtagtgtgggtgtgtgtatgtgtgtgtgtgtgtgtgtgtgtgtgtgtgtgtatgtgtgtatatatatatatacacagcgtacagatgctcctctacttacgaatgagatacgtttcGAATggctgttcgtaacttgaaatgttcgtaagttgtcattcaacatcatttttagGGTATACACAAGTACACATACAGgtaactaggatgctgggagtatgtgCACTACGGGGCTGCACGGCGGGAGTAGCGACCAGAAGTCATACTAGGTGGAACTGGcgtgcagaaaaaaatattgatgttatggacaggaaatgggagcccaatgaacataaTTTGGACTTATAGTCCTCTTCATTCGTATATCTGAAAATTCATAAGTTCAAAAGTCTGTactgtaagtagaggagcgtctgtgtgtgtgtgtgtatatatatatatatatatatatatatatatatatatatatatatatatatatatatatatatatatatatatatatatatatatataatctccatccatccatcgattttccaaaccgcttatcctactgggtcgcggggggtccggagcctatcctggaagcaatgggcacactcacacaccactcactcacacatgcacacctatccTAGAGATCtgcagcaacagtgctaaccatatacacacacacacacacacacacacacacatatgaatGAATTCATGTATGTATATTGTCTGGTGTGTGAACATTTCGGTCTCTTCTGTCTTTTTCTAACACTATGCTGtatttgccaaatgaatttGAATATCAGCGTGTTCTCCTATAATAAGCATGAAAGTTAAACATATTCTGCATTTTTGCCAACTGTGTAACTGACAGGATGATATAGAATTTATGCCAaatcagttttataaaatatcTTGCATTGATTCAGTCCTTTTACAGTTGTGGCAGCGCTATGTCTTCTGCTTCTTACTATATAGGAAACTAAGTCACGTGAAAACTACATAAGTATTTTTGGAATCTAcatataatattattaatatcattcatagtaattattagtaatttaaGATGCTGGAATTCATGGGTTGTAAAAATGGCCTACTTTCCAGGCGGTAAGAGTTAGTTTGCACAGATACGACCACACGGTGTCTCTGCTGACCGACTCAAAAAGATTCCGCGTCAAGCCCCTCCTCATAAAGCTATGGCTAAGCTAGTTATGCGAGGCTTTGTTAGAGAAAGACTGGACGTGAAACTGCGGAGAAGAGAAGGTGAAACCTAATTGAGATCAATGGATGTTTTTCCTTTTAAACTGATCTGTACGGATTACAAATATTGCAAGTAATTTCTTTGTTCATCCTATGTCAACGGAACAATGCTTTTTGTCGCGAGAAAAAAGACGGTTAATGTAATTCGTCTGATGCTGCTTCTGTTGGGTTTCATGGAGGATGTCACTGGACAGCTAACATATTCGGTTTCGGAAGAGGTAGAACCAGGAACCACTGTGGGTAATATCGCCAAAAACCTAAACATCAACATTCAGGAGCTTCAGTCACGTGTGTTTCAAGTAGTCTCCGGTTCCAAGACAAAGTATTTTGAGGTAAATTTAGACACCGGGCTATTATATGTTAATGAGAGAATAGACAGAGAAGTCATTTGTCCAAGTACCACCAAATGTGTAGTTAATATGGAAGCTATCATTCATAATCCTTTGAAGGTTTATCGTgttgaaataaatattttagataTTAATGATAATTCGCCATCATTTAAATCTGAATCGCAATCAATAAA
Encoded here:
- the LOC125750551 gene encoding protocadherin alpha-3-like isoform X3, which encodes MIIVDREKSVRIIRLILCLLCVVEDATGHQLTYSVSEEVEPGTTVGNLAKNLNINIQELQSRMFQIVTGSKTKYFEVNLDTGLLYVNDRIDREVICPGTNKCIVNMEAIIHNPLKVYRVEINILDINDNSPSFRAESQSINIAESTLPGVRFSLRGAYDPDVGKNAIKTYKLSPNEHFSLTSQSVGEQSESIELVLQKALDREKQSEMQLLLTAIDGGSPPRSGTSEIVIKVLDNNDNTPVFSNSLYKAQVLENIPTGTSVITLNATDLDYGTNSELVYSFSKDEAKQILDIFHIHPETGIITVQGNIDYEQNNAFEIRVEVRDKGQPPMATHCKVLVEVLDLNDNSPEIKVTPLLNTAPENAKVGTAIALVEVHDKDGGQNGAVNSKISGEVPFKLQSNYKNYYSLEVDRLLDRESASQYNVTIIATDEGSPPLSSTSVFAILVSDVNDNAPQFSQPEFNIHVKENSPFGALLQTVTAFDADANENAQITYSLMDGNSKGAPVSTMININSLTGSIYSLQAFNYEEVKTFQFRVLATDSGVPPLSSTTTINVFILDVNDNSPGILPPYSDQGSVHTESIPYAAEAGYFVAKIRAVDADSGYNALISFHIAEPKGSNLFRIGTSTGEIRTKRRMSDNDLRTHPLVILVSDSGDPSLSSTVSVDVVVVENNGDIKTQFKERPFKEDQFSSLHLYLLIAIVSVSVIFLLSIFSLIALKCHRTDDSFGRYSTPAITAHPDGSWSYSKSTQQYDVCFSSDTLKSDVVVFPAGCPPLDADLISITEVDNFKQNQTLPKSEKPKPPSADWRYSASLRAGVKSSVHMEESSVLQGAHGVLVQNWPTVSSGSGDAEGGEVSPSVGAGMNTNSWHFRYGPGPGVPQHMKPGEVPEAFLIPGSGAIISIRPDQVDDKKDEAKKKKKKKKGKEKKEKGKDDTEQ